tccgccgccgccgctgcttcggTCCGATCCCTCCTCCACCGGGTCTGCGTTCCGAGCTACTCCCGGTGTCCCCGCACAGCTGAAGCCTGGGACGGTGGTTCGTGTCCGCACTAGGACTGCGAAGCTGAAGACGGGGCAGGTTCTCGTGCTCTGCCTCAAAGCCACGATCATGTCGTCGTCCACCGACGGAGGCTACGAGGTTGTCTACGACGCCAACTTGCCACGCGGGGATCCCAAGAGCTCCGTCCACGTCGCACCGCACCAGGTCAGGGTGATCGATCCGTCTCCGTCGCTGACAACTCCACCGCCGTCCCTGCCTCCGCCCACCGCCACTGTCGCCGCGACTACGAAGAAGGAGATGCCGAGGCCAACCACGGCAGGGAAGAGCCTGCGCCTCATCCGCAGCCTCTTTCCGGAGATGGAACTTCCGGTCCGGGCTTGACCTGTCTTGAATCGGATACTAGCTCTTGCGTGATTCTGCGCTGGATTTGATAGTGAATTAGTGATGCATTGCTTGTTCGTTCATGAGTAGTCGCTGTTTTTGTTGGATTAGTTCATGAATCGTGCAAGTCCC
Above is a genomic segment from Miscanthus floridulus cultivar M001 chromosome 3, ASM1932011v1, whole genome shotgun sequence containing:
- the LOC136544346 gene encoding uncharacterized protein; the encoded protein is MRSIRRELQRRRSKPLAPTTSVAKKPSASPPPRHGSSDAVRGPCPRPPHQEVPSSTISHSRGSTVTDASPQPRPSSRCTSASPPPPLLRSDPSSTGSAFRATPGVPAQLKPGTVVRVRTRTAKLKTGQVLVLCLKATIMSSSTDGGYEVVYDANLPRGDPKSSVHVAPHQVRVIDPSPSLTTPPPSLPPPTATVAATTKKEMPRPTTAGKSLRLIRSLFPEMELPVRA